The Zobellia alginiliquefaciens genome contains a region encoding:
- a CDS encoding OmpA family protein yields MKTYTHYVALLLCASFNLLQAQEELKLTQKDSIVKSSWMFGVGYNVVDDSGDVFDDLFSYSEQWNTLSYPSRLSIGRYFKSGIGVEAIGSYNKYRVGKLIDGRINLEESHYYSLDARLSYDLNKLIGETGWFDPYLGVGAGYTEADNKPRTTYNAVVGFRTWFSDRIGLDLSSSGKWAVNNDKATNHLQHAIGVVYQFGIEKGLSKKGEEKLALLEELAAKRQKEQDSIAAVQREKEQAAIAARLAKEKEQARLAAVEKAKLDAKKQQELKIKTEIDNLGFAYFDLNSSYLNAESKSVLDGLAQILRKYPDLELKISSHTDSRGASTYNDWLSERRVVRTRDYLIKIGIDINRLQTEAYGESHLLNECDDSTYCKEEKHQINRRSEFIITKF; encoded by the coding sequence ATGAAAACTTACACCCATTATGTGGCGCTTTTGCTATGCGCTTCGTTCAATCTATTGCAGGCGCAGGAAGAGTTAAAACTTACCCAAAAGGACAGTATTGTAAAAAGCTCGTGGATGTTTGGGGTTGGTTATAATGTTGTTGATGATTCCGGAGACGTATTTGATGATTTATTTTCATATTCAGAACAATGGAACACACTTTCGTATCCTTCAAGACTAAGTATTGGTCGCTATTTTAAAAGTGGAATTGGAGTAGAGGCCATTGGTAGTTACAATAAGTATAGGGTAGGGAAATTAATTGATGGACGTATCAATCTTGAAGAATCACATTATTATAGTTTAGATGCCCGATTGAGCTATGACTTGAATAAACTAATAGGTGAAACCGGTTGGTTTGACCCCTATTTAGGTGTTGGAGCAGGTTATACTGAAGCGGATAATAAACCACGTACCACTTACAATGCGGTAGTAGGATTTAGAACGTGGTTCTCGGATAGGATAGGGCTGGACTTAAGTTCGTCCGGTAAATGGGCGGTCAATAATGATAAAGCAACCAATCATCTACAACACGCTATAGGGGTAGTTTACCAATTTGGTATTGAGAAAGGATTATCAAAGAAAGGCGAAGAAAAACTAGCTTTGTTAGAAGAACTAGCAGCGAAACGTCAAAAAGAACAAGATTCAATTGCTGCTGTTCAAAGAGAGAAAGAACAGGCTGCTATTGCAGCTCGTCTAGCAAAAGAAAAGGAACAAGCTCGTTTGGCCGCTGTCGAGAAAGCTAAATTAGATGCTAAAAAACAGCAGGAATTGAAAATAAAAACGGAAATAGATAATTTAGGATTTGCTTATTTTGATTTGAATTCATCTTATCTGAATGCGGAGTCGAAATCCGTGCTTGATGGTTTAGCGCAAATATTACGTAAATATCCTGACTTAGAACTTAAGATAAGTTCTCATACAGATTCACGAGGCGCTTCTACGTATAACGATTGGTTGTCCGAAAGGAGAGTTGTACGTACTAGGGATTATCTTATCAAAATAGGTATAGACATTAATAGGCTTCAAACTGAGGCTTACGGTGAATCACATCTGCTAAATGAATGTGATGACTCTACCTACTGTAAAGAGGAAAAACACCAAATAAATAGGCGTTCAGAATTTATAATCACCAAATTTTAG
- a CDS encoding HAD family hydrolase: protein MVDLKRRITRFSNKDVIFTDFFDTLVHRTVHPNYALRLWGKFMVRELGMSLSSEILFTIRNESLSYVAKKQGRSTLETTYEDVVKEVYQRLVNTNHLKNTSFSRFKTLFEKADLIAETSVQFKNEELIEILSYFKQKGYRIYLLSDFYLSEKIISKILEFHKIDHLFEDVFISATVGESKEKGGLYPYVLNKINTDAKSVLMIGDNKKSDVSNAAKHNIDSLHLKHFSHKFRNKKNLFGSDKGDFKKVCHTLESKCLQSEYLFSEYIIHFYFFTERLYINAKKNGIKDLYFLAREGHFLKQLFDSYQEMNLFQSEEKIHTHYLKASRQSATQLALRPLAEEDFEKLMKKFGDMSLEHFLDWFPFSDDTKNSIIKGIPVDKDETTANFFSSHTMGHLRKNIIFQEAYEKNRILQKTAFLKYLESFGANYREDGLALVDVGWGGTMQESIYKFFSREIPVTGYYLGLKEIYTIEQDTKRYGLNFSIYPNHDFSDDILMANGQLYEQLLAAPHGSTLSYQFAEEGKSPTVEYHEPSEKKVYDEYIGSIQEYMFSEFKNLFAQLRPIDYSQTVTQEYLTDMAMRTGIFTTRKKLKFIQQITKGFYQNVGENKVGLEYNPNHISISKIGLLKTFIKSPEKVFRYLVKVKPFLYYRGYYWLSWPVNLSYYYIKLNFWAKRKWLKKGLIS, encoded by the coding sequence TTGGTTGACCTGAAGCGTAGAATTACGCGGTTTTCTAATAAAGATGTAATTTTTACAGACTTCTTTGATACATTAGTTCACCGTACTGTACACCCTAATTATGCCTTACGCTTATGGGGCAAATTTATGGTTAGAGAACTTGGCATGAGCCTCTCCTCCGAGATTCTCTTTACGATACGTAACGAGTCCTTATCATACGTTGCCAAGAAGCAAGGTCGTTCTACCTTAGAAACCACGTACGAAGATGTTGTTAAGGAGGTTTATCAGAGACTGGTGAACACAAACCATCTGAAAAACACATCTTTTAGTAGGTTTAAAACACTTTTTGAAAAAGCCGATTTAATTGCGGAAACCTCAGTTCAATTTAAAAATGAGGAACTGATTGAAATTCTCTCTTATTTTAAACAAAAAGGATATCGTATTTACTTACTATCTGACTTTTATCTTTCTGAAAAAATAATTTCAAAAATTTTAGAATTTCATAAAATAGACCATCTTTTTGAGGATGTTTTTATTTCAGCTACCGTTGGAGAAAGTAAAGAAAAAGGCGGTTTATACCCGTACGTTTTAAACAAAATCAATACAGATGCCAAATCTGTGCTTATGATTGGTGACAATAAAAAAAGTGATGTCTCCAATGCTGCCAAGCACAATATTGATTCGTTACACTTAAAACATTTTTCTCATAAATTTCGAAACAAAAAGAACCTTTTTGGATCGGACAAAGGAGATTTTAAAAAAGTCTGCCATACTCTTGAATCTAAGTGCTTGCAAAGTGAATACCTCTTCAGTGAGTATATTATCCATTTTTATTTTTTTACCGAAAGGCTTTATATCAATGCCAAAAAGAATGGCATTAAAGACCTCTACTTTCTTGCTAGAGAAGGTCATTTTTTGAAACAATTATTCGATAGTTACCAAGAGATGAATCTTTTTCAGAGTGAAGAGAAGATACACACGCATTATCTTAAAGCCTCTAGGCAATCCGCTACTCAACTTGCTTTACGCCCATTAGCAGAAGAAGATTTTGAGAAATTGATGAAAAAGTTCGGGGATATGTCCTTAGAACATTTTCTTGATTGGTTTCCTTTTTCGGATGATACAAAAAACAGTATTATAAAAGGTATTCCTGTTGACAAAGATGAGACTACCGCCAACTTTTTTAGTTCGCATACCATGGGTCACCTTAGAAAAAATATAATTTTTCAAGAAGCCTATGAAAAGAACAGGATATTACAGAAAACTGCATTCTTAAAATATCTAGAATCTTTTGGAGCTAACTATAGAGAAGATGGTTTAGCGCTTGTAGATGTGGGTTGGGGCGGTACTATGCAGGAAAGCATCTATAAATTTTTCTCAAGAGAGATTCCCGTTACAGGTTATTATTTAGGTCTAAAAGAAATCTACACTATTGAGCAAGATACCAAGAGATATGGTCTAAATTTTTCAATATACCCGAATCATGATTTTTCGGATGATATTCTTATGGCCAACGGGCAACTTTACGAACAATTACTAGCAGCGCCTCATGGTAGTACCTTATCATACCAATTTGCTGAGGAGGGAAAATCTCCTACCGTTGAGTACCATGAACCTAGCGAAAAAAAGGTTTATGACGAATATATTGGTTCTATCCAAGAATACATGTTTTCAGAATTTAAGAACTTGTTCGCCCAGCTACGTCCCATAGATTATTCCCAAACCGTTACTCAGGAATATCTAACCGATATGGCTATGAGAACGGGAATATTTACTACCAGAAAGAAACTTAAGTTCATTCAACAAATTACAAAAGGCTTTTACCAAAATGTTGGTGAGAATAAGGTTGGACTTGAGTACAACCCTAATCACATAAGTATATCCAAAATTGGACTGTTAAAAACCTTTATTAAATCACCTGAAAAGGTTTTCCGTTACTTAGTTAAAGTTAAGCCGTTCTTATATTACAGGGGATACTATTGGCTATCGTGGCCCGTGAACCTGTCATATTACTACATTAAACTTAATTTTTGGGCCAAACGAAAATGGCTTAAAAAAGGCCTTATCTCATAG
- a CDS encoding HAD family hydrolase, which yields MDIKVDENSVIVFDLDDTIYNEIDYLKSAYTAIAKKLDPEQGEILFSQMFSMYRNKENVFEYLTTHFNVKKETLIELYRNHIPSISPFKGVFPLFNAIKNQGGKLALITDGRSKTQRTKLAALGIEEYFDKIIISEEIGSEKPDENNYLAIEKTFKNHRYCYIADNVRKDFISPNKLGWDSIGLIDNGLNIHSDSYLYFTKNCLPKRFVRSIENIKII from the coding sequence ATGGATATAAAGGTTGATGAAAATTCGGTCATTGTTTTCGACTTAGATGACACTATCTATAATGAAATCGACTATCTCAAGTCTGCATACACTGCCATAGCCAAAAAACTGGACCCAGAGCAAGGGGAAATCCTTTTTTCTCAAATGTTCTCCATGTACCGTAACAAGGAGAATGTCTTTGAATATCTTACAACCCATTTTAATGTTAAAAAAGAGACATTAATTGAGCTCTATAGAAATCATATCCCTTCAATTAGTCCGTTTAAAGGTGTTTTTCCTTTGTTTAATGCAATTAAGAACCAAGGTGGGAAACTTGCTTTAATTACTGACGGACGAAGCAAAACCCAAAGAACAAAACTAGCGGCTTTGGGAATTGAGGAATATTTTGATAAAATAATTATTTCGGAAGAAATAGGGTCTGAGAAACCAGATGAGAACAACTACTTGGCGATAGAGAAAACTTTCAAAAATCATCGCTACTGTTACATTGCCGATAATGTTAGAAAGGACTTTATCTCTCCTAATAAGCTAGGTTGGGACTCCATTGGACTTATTGACAACGGACTGAATATCCATAGCGACTCCTATCTTTACTTTACTAAAAATTGTCTTCCAAAAAGATTTGTAAGAAGTATTGAAAATATTAAAATTATCTAA